The genomic DNA CCGACCGGACACACGCTATTGCATTCACCGCACAGCGTCGCGGCTTGCGGCAGATCGAGCGCCTTGTCGATACCGACATAGCTAGGCGTCAGCACCGACCCCATCGGCCCCGGATAGACCCAACCATACGCGTGCCCGCCGACCTTCTGATACACCGGGCAGTGGTTCATGCACGCGCCGCAGCGGATGCAGCGAAGCATCTCCTGAAAGTCGCCGCCGATCAGCCCCGTGCGCCCACCATCGACGAGCACAACGTACATATGCTTGGGCCCATCCTGATCGCCCGCGCCGCGCGGCCCTGTCAGCATCGAAAAATAGTTCGAGGTTGCCTGCCCGGTCGCCGAGCGCGGCAGCAAACGCATCGCGGTCGCGAGATCCTCGAGCGTCGGCAGCACCTTTTCGAGGCCGGTGACAGCGACATGCACACGCGGCATCACCGTACACATGCCTTCGTTGCCCTCGTTGGTCACGAGCGCGACCGAGCCCGTTTCCGCGACGATGAAATTGCCGCCCGTCACGCCCATGTCCGCGCTCAGAAAATGCGGCCGCAACATCTCGCGCGCCTCGCGCGTCATGTCGGGAATCTCGGTGAGCCTCGGTCGGCCGTGCGTCTTCGCGAACAGATCAGCGATCTCGTCCTTATCCTTGTGAACGACCGGCGCGATGATGTGACTGGGCGGCTCGTTGTCATTGATCTGCAGGATGTATTCGCCGAGATCGGTTTCGATCGACTGCACACCCATCTGCCCGAGTACTTCGTTCAAGCGCATTTCCTCGGTGACCATCGACTTGGTCTTGATCACCTTCTTCACGTCGTGCCGGCGCGCGATATCACCGACGAGCCGCGCAGCCTCCTGGGTGGTCTCGGCGTACAGCACCGTCACGCCGCGCCGGGTCGCCTCACGCTCGAAGATGTCGAGCCACACGTCGAGATTCTCGAGCGCGCGATTACGGCGCTCCTTGAGCGCCGCGCGCGTCGCGGGGAAGTCGATCGCGGTCATCGCGCTCGCGCGCGCCGACACGAACTTCGTGGACAGCTTGGTCAGGTTCTGCTGCAGGCGCTGGTCGGCGAGTTTCTGACCGGCGCGAGCCTTGAACTGCATCGATTGAACTTGCATGGCGGCCCTGGTGAGATCGGATTGACACGCGGCACATTAGCGCGCGACGCAATGCATGAGTGACAAAAGGAACGCGACGCGAACCGCGCCTCGTGTGCCCTACGCGGGATTACACGTCGCCGGCCAGCACCTGCGCGATATGCAGCACGCGCGTCGTCGAGTCGCCTTTGCGGCGCAGCCGCCCTTCGATATTCAACATGCAGCCGAGGTCGCCGAGCACCACCGTGCCGGCGCCGCTCGCGGCGATGTTCGCGCACTTTTCGTCGACGATGGCGGTCGAGATATCGCCGTATTTGACCGCGAACGTGCCGCCGAAGCCGCAGCAATGCTCGCAGCCCTTCATCTCGGTCACCGCGACCCCGACCTGCGCAAGCAGCTCGCGCGGCTGCGCCTTGACGCCCAGCTCGCGCAGCCCCGAGCACGAGTCGTGATAGGTCACCTG from Paraburkholderia sp. HP33-1 includes the following:
- a CDS encoding lactate utilization protein B, yielding MQVQSMQFKARAGQKLADQRLQQNLTKLSTKFVSARASAMTAIDFPATRAALKERRNRALENLDVWLDIFEREATRRGVTVLYAETTQEAARLVGDIARRHDVKKVIKTKSMVTEEMRLNEVLGQMGVQSIETDLGEYILQINDNEPPSHIIAPVVHKDKDEIADLFAKTHGRPRLTEIPDMTREAREMLRPHFLSADMGVTGGNFIVAETGSVALVTNEGNEGMCTVMPRVHVAVTGLEKVLPTLEDLATAMRLLPRSATGQATSNYFSMLTGPRGAGDQDGPKHMYVVLVDGGRTGLIGGDFQEMLRCIRCGACMNHCPVYQKVGGHAYGWVYPGPMGSVLTPSYVGIDKALDLPQAATLCGECNSVCPVGIPLSDLLRKLREKQTERHLRPWKERAGLTLWGWLALHPDAYALVTRLAVRVLERMGGRNRSIAKLPLGGAGWTDTRDMPAPVGRTFRELYAAQRSHIG